From a region of the Anser cygnoides isolate HZ-2024a breed goose chromosome 34, Taihu_goose_T2T_genome, whole genome shotgun sequence genome:
- the YJU2B gene encoding probable splicing factor YJU2B, with protein sequence MGERKGTNKYYPPDFDPAKHGSLNKYHGSHPLRERARKLAQGILVIRFEMPYNVWCDGCQNHIGMGVRYNAEKKKVGAYYTTPIYRFRMRCHLCSHPIELQTDPAGCDYAIVSGARRKEERWDMRDNSQVLPTGAEEQARLAADAMYRLEHGAADRAVLQRAAPTLASLQEAQSAWRDDFGLNSMLRRRFREEKAAQREEEEEAEGRAKVGLRLPLLREDEADRRLAALLKLHSPDSYEEKQRMKRTQICARSWFAPPAAAAAPPGTPGAVRGRGGPLCCCPPRRRAPGPAPPCWASSGAAAGRGFGRPPRPRGPPLPRSPPPRPPCPGPPTQPPLPRPPCLPRRRLLRLKLRG encoded by the exons ATG ggcgAGCGCAAGGGCACCAACAAGTACTACCCGCCCGACTTCGACCCGGCCAAG catggCTCCCTCAACAAGTACCACGGCAGCCACCCCCTGCGCGAGCGCGCCCGCAAGCTGGCCCAGGGCATCCTGGTCATCAG gtttgAGATGCCCTACAACGTCTGGTGCGACGGCTGCCAGAACCACATCGGGATGG GCGTCCGCTACAACGCCGAGAAGAAGAAGGTGGGCGCCTACTACACCACCCCCATCTACAG GTTCCGCATGAGGTGCCACCTCTGCTCCCACCCCATCGAGCTGCAGACCGACCCCGCCGGCTGCGACTACGCCATCGTCAGCGGCGCGCGGCGCAAGGAGGAGCGCTGGGACATGCGGGACAACAGCCAGGTGCTGCCCACCG GGGCCGAGGAGCAGGCGCGGCTGGCGGCGGACGCCATGTACCGCCTGGAGCACGGCGCGGCCGACCGGGCGGTGCTGCAGCGCGCGGCGCCCACGCTGGCCTCGCTGCAGGAGGCGCAGAGCGCCTGGAGGGACGACTTCGGCCTCAACAGCATGCTGCGGCGGCGCTTCAGG GAGGAGAAGGCGGCGCAgcgcgaggaggaggaggaggccgaaGGCCGGGCGAAGGTGGGGCTGCGCCTGCCGCTGCTGCGCGAGGACGAGGCCGACCGGCGCCTGGCCGCGCTGCTCAAGCTCCACAGCCCCGATT CCTACGAGGAGAAGCAGCGCATGAAGCGGACCCAGATCTGCGCCCGCTCCTGGttcgccccccccgccgccgccgctgcccccccggggACGCCCGGAGCCGTGCGGGGACGCgggggtcccctctgctgctgccccccccgccgccgagccccgggcCCAGCCCCGCCGTGCTGGGCATCGTCCGGCGCCGCGGCGGGGAGGGGCTTCGGGCGGCCCCCGCGGCCAAGGGGGCCCCCCCTGCCCAGGAGCCCCCCACCCAGGCCCCCctgcccaggaccccccacCCAACCCCCCCTGCCCAGACCCCCCTGCCTCCCTCGTCGCCGATTACTCAGGCTCAAGCTCCGAGGCTGA